A single region of the Neomonachus schauinslandi chromosome 3, ASM220157v2, whole genome shotgun sequence genome encodes:
- the CDC16 gene encoding cell division cycle protein 16 homolog isoform X2, whose amino-acid sequence MNLERLRKRVRQYLDQQQYQSALFWADKVASLSHEEPQDIYWLAQCLYLTAQYHRAAHALRSRKLDKLYEACRYLAARCHYAAKEHQQALDILDMEEPINKRLFEKYLKDESGLKDPSSDWEMSQSSIKSSICLLRGKIYDALDNRALATYSYKEALKLDAYCFEAFDLLTSHHMLTAQEEKELLESLPLSKLCTEEQELLRFLFENKLKKYNKPSETVLPESIDGLQENLDVVVSLAERHYYNCDFKMCYKLTSVVMEKDPFHANCLPVHIGTLVELNKANELFYLSHKLVDLYPSNPVSWFAVGCYYLMVGHKNEHARRYLSKATTLEKTYGPAWVAYGHSFAVESEHDQAMAAYFTAAQLMKGWKTAEKWFLDALEKIKAIGNEVTVDKWEPLLNNLGHVCRKLKKYAEALDYHRQALVLIPQNASTYSAIGYIHSLMGNFENAVDYFHTALGLRRDDTFSVTMLGHCIEMYIGDSEAYIGADIKDKLKCYDFDVHTMKTLKNIISPPWDFREFEVEKQTTEETGLAPLETSRKTPDPRPSLEETFEIEMNESDMMLETSMSDHST is encoded by the exons ATGAACCTGGAGCGGCTGCGGAAGCGCGTCCGGCAGTACCTGGACCAG caacAGTATCAAAGTGCTCTATTTTGGGCAGATAAAGTAGCTTCACTCTCTCATG aggaACCCCAGGACATTTATTGGTTGGCTCAGTGTCTGTACCTAACAGCACAATATCATAGAGCAGCTCATGCACTTCGGTCACGAAAACTGGACAAA CTATATGAAGCATGTCGCTACCTTGCAGCTAGATGCCAT TATGCTGCAAAAGAGCATCAGCAGGCTCTTGATATTCTTGATATGGAGGAGCCAATCAACAAAAGGTTATTTGAGAAATACTTGAAGGATGAAAGTGGCTTGAAAGACCCCTCCAGTGACTGGGAAATGTCACAGTCTTCG ATAAAGAGTTCTATTTGTCTCCTACGAGGGAAGATCTACGATGCCCTGGATAACCGAGCTCTAGCTACCTATAGCTACAAAGAAGCTTTGAAGCTCGATGCCTACTGTTTTGAAGCATTTGATCTTTTAACATCACATCACATGTTGACAGCCCAAGAAG aaaaagaacttcTTGAGTCACTACCTCTTAGCAAGCTCTGTACTGAAGAACAGGAATTGCTACGCTTTCTCTttgagaacaaattaaaaaag TATAATAAACCTAGTGAAACTGTCCTCCCCGAGTCTATAGATGGTTTGCAAGAGAATCTGGATGTGGTAGTGTCTTTAGCTGAAAGACATTATTATaactgtgattttaaaatgtgctacAAGCTTACTTCTGT AGTAATGGAGAAAGATCCTTTCCATGCAAACTGTTTACCTGTACATATAGGGACACTTGTGGAGCTGAATAaagcaaatg AACTTTTCTATCTTTCTCATAAGTTGGTGGATCTGTATCCTAGTAATCCT GTGTCTTGGTTTGCAGTGGGATGCTACTATCTCATGGTTGGTCATAAAAATGAACATGCCAGAAGATATCTCAG CAAAGCAACAACACTTGAGAAGACTTACGGGCCTGCATGGGTAGCGTACGGGCACTCGTTTGCAGTGGAGAGTGAGCACGACCAGGCCATGGCTGCCTACTTCACAGCCGCACAGCTGATGAAAGG ATGGAAAACAGCAGAAAAATGGTTTCTTGAtgctttggaaaaaattaaagcaattgGAAATGAG GTAACAGTTGACAAATGGGAGCCTTTGTTGAACAACTTGGGGCATGTCTGCAGGAAGCTTAA AAAGTATGCCGAGGCCTTGGATTATCACCGTCAGGCGCTGGTGTTAATTCCCCAGAACGCGTCCACGTATTCTGCCATAGGGTATATCCATAGTCTGATGGGCAACTTTGAAAATGCTGTTGACTATTTCCACACA GCTCTTGGTCTTAGGCGAGATGATACATTTTCTGTTACAATGCTTGGTCATTGCATTGAGATGTACATTGGTGATTCTGAAGCTTACATTG GAGCAGACattaaagacaaattaaaatgttacGACTTTGATGTGCATACAATGAAGACACTAAAAAACATTATTTCACCTCCGTGGGATTTCAGGGAATTTGAAGTAGAAAAACAGACTACAGAAGAAACAGGGCTTGCACCACTAGAAACCTCAAGGAAAACTCCAGATCCCAGACCTTCCTTGGAAGAAACCTTCGaaattgaaatgaatgaaagtgaCATGATGCTGGAGACCTCTATGTCAGATCACAGCACATGA
- the CDC16 gene encoding cell division cycle protein 16 homolog isoform X1, translating to MNLERLRKRVRQYLDQQQYQSALFWADKVASLSHEEPQDIYWLAQCLYLTAQYHRAAHALRSRKLDKLYEACRYLAARCHYAAKEHQQALDILDMEEPINKRLFEKYLKDESGLKDPSSDWEMSQSSIKSSICLLRGKIYDALDNRALATYSYKEALKLDAYCFEAFDLLTSHHMLTAQEEKELLESLPLSKLCTEEQELLRFLFENKLKKYNKPSETVLPESIDGLQENLDVVVSLAERHYYNCDFKMCYKLTSVVMEKDPFHANCLPVHIGTLVELNKANELFYLSHKLVDLYPSNPVSWFAVGCYYLMVGHKNEHARRYLSKATTLEKTYGPAWVAYGHSFAVESEHDQAMAAYFTAAQLMKGCHLPMLYIGLEYGLTNNSKLAERFFGQALSIAPEDPFVMHEVGVVAFQNGEWKTAEKWFLDALEKIKAIGNEVTVDKWEPLLNNLGHVCRKLKKYAEALDYHRQALVLIPQNASTYSAIGYIHSLMGNFENAVDYFHTALGLRRDDTFSVTMLGHCIEMYIGDSEAYIGADIKDKLKCYDFDVHTMKTLKNIISPPWDFREFEVEKQTTEETGLAPLETSRKTPDPRPSLEETFEIEMNESDMMLETSMSDHST from the exons ATGAACCTGGAGCGGCTGCGGAAGCGCGTCCGGCAGTACCTGGACCAG caacAGTATCAAAGTGCTCTATTTTGGGCAGATAAAGTAGCTTCACTCTCTCATG aggaACCCCAGGACATTTATTGGTTGGCTCAGTGTCTGTACCTAACAGCACAATATCATAGAGCAGCTCATGCACTTCGGTCACGAAAACTGGACAAA CTATATGAAGCATGTCGCTACCTTGCAGCTAGATGCCAT TATGCTGCAAAAGAGCATCAGCAGGCTCTTGATATTCTTGATATGGAGGAGCCAATCAACAAAAGGTTATTTGAGAAATACTTGAAGGATGAAAGTGGCTTGAAAGACCCCTCCAGTGACTGGGAAATGTCACAGTCTTCG ATAAAGAGTTCTATTTGTCTCCTACGAGGGAAGATCTACGATGCCCTGGATAACCGAGCTCTAGCTACCTATAGCTACAAAGAAGCTTTGAAGCTCGATGCCTACTGTTTTGAAGCATTTGATCTTTTAACATCACATCACATGTTGACAGCCCAAGAAG aaaaagaacttcTTGAGTCACTACCTCTTAGCAAGCTCTGTACTGAAGAACAGGAATTGCTACGCTTTCTCTttgagaacaaattaaaaaag TATAATAAACCTAGTGAAACTGTCCTCCCCGAGTCTATAGATGGTTTGCAAGAGAATCTGGATGTGGTAGTGTCTTTAGCTGAAAGACATTATTATaactgtgattttaaaatgtgctacAAGCTTACTTCTGT AGTAATGGAGAAAGATCCTTTCCATGCAAACTGTTTACCTGTACATATAGGGACACTTGTGGAGCTGAATAaagcaaatg AACTTTTCTATCTTTCTCATAAGTTGGTGGATCTGTATCCTAGTAATCCT GTGTCTTGGTTTGCAGTGGGATGCTACTATCTCATGGTTGGTCATAAAAATGAACATGCCAGAAGATATCTCAG CAAAGCAACAACACTTGAGAAGACTTACGGGCCTGCATGGGTAGCGTACGGGCACTCGTTTGCAGTGGAGAGTGAGCACGACCAGGCCATGGCTGCCTACTTCACAGCCGCACAGCTGATGAAAGG gTGTCATTTGCCAATGCTGTACATCGGATTAGAATATGGATTGACCAATAACTCAAAATTGGCTGAAAGATTCTTTGGCCAAGCACTAAGCATTGCACCGGAAGACCCATTTGTTATGCACGAGGTTGGCGTGGTTGCATTTCAGAATGGAGA ATGGAAAACAGCAGAAAAATGGTTTCTTGAtgctttggaaaaaattaaagcaattgGAAATGAG GTAACAGTTGACAAATGGGAGCCTTTGTTGAACAACTTGGGGCATGTCTGCAGGAAGCTTAA AAAGTATGCCGAGGCCTTGGATTATCACCGTCAGGCGCTGGTGTTAATTCCCCAGAACGCGTCCACGTATTCTGCCATAGGGTATATCCATAGTCTGATGGGCAACTTTGAAAATGCTGTTGACTATTTCCACACA GCTCTTGGTCTTAGGCGAGATGATACATTTTCTGTTACAATGCTTGGTCATTGCATTGAGATGTACATTGGTGATTCTGAAGCTTACATTG GAGCAGACattaaagacaaattaaaatgttacGACTTTGATGTGCATACAATGAAGACACTAAAAAACATTATTTCACCTCCGTGGGATTTCAGGGAATTTGAAGTAGAAAAACAGACTACAGAAGAAACAGGGCTTGCACCACTAGAAACCTCAAGGAAAACTCCAGATCCCAGACCTTCCTTGGAAGAAACCTTCGaaattgaaatgaatgaaagtgaCATGATGCTGGAGACCTCTATGTCAGATCACAGCACATGA
- the CDC16 gene encoding cell division cycle protein 16 homolog isoform X3, with product MNLERLRKRVRQYLDQQQYQSALFWADKVASLSHEEPQDIYWLAQCLYLTAQYHRAAHALRSRKLDKLYEACRYLAARCHYAAKEHQQALDILDMEEPINKRLFEKYLKDESGLKDPSSDWEMSQSSIKSSICLLRGKIYDALDNRALATYSYKEALKLDAYCFEAFDLLTSHHMLTAQEEKELLESLPLSKLCTEEQELLRFLFENKLKKYNKPSETVLPESIDGLQENLDVVVSLAERHYYNCDFKMCYKLTSVVMEKDPFHANCLPVHIGTLVELNKANELFYLSHKLVDLYPSNPVSWFAVGCYYLMVGHKNEHARRYLSKATTLEKTYGPAWVAYGHSFAVESEHDQAMAAYFTAAQLMKGCHLPMLYIGLEYGLTNNSKLAERFFGQALSIAPEDPFVMHEVGVVAFQNGEWKTAEKWFLDALEKIKAIGNEVTVDKWEPLLNNLGHVCRKLKKYAEALDYHRQALVLIPQNASTYSAIGLLVLGEMIHFLLQCLVIALRCTLVILKLTLEQTLKTN from the exons ATGAACCTGGAGCGGCTGCGGAAGCGCGTCCGGCAGTACCTGGACCAG caacAGTATCAAAGTGCTCTATTTTGGGCAGATAAAGTAGCTTCACTCTCTCATG aggaACCCCAGGACATTTATTGGTTGGCTCAGTGTCTGTACCTAACAGCACAATATCATAGAGCAGCTCATGCACTTCGGTCACGAAAACTGGACAAA CTATATGAAGCATGTCGCTACCTTGCAGCTAGATGCCAT TATGCTGCAAAAGAGCATCAGCAGGCTCTTGATATTCTTGATATGGAGGAGCCAATCAACAAAAGGTTATTTGAGAAATACTTGAAGGATGAAAGTGGCTTGAAAGACCCCTCCAGTGACTGGGAAATGTCACAGTCTTCG ATAAAGAGTTCTATTTGTCTCCTACGAGGGAAGATCTACGATGCCCTGGATAACCGAGCTCTAGCTACCTATAGCTACAAAGAAGCTTTGAAGCTCGATGCCTACTGTTTTGAAGCATTTGATCTTTTAACATCACATCACATGTTGACAGCCCAAGAAG aaaaagaacttcTTGAGTCACTACCTCTTAGCAAGCTCTGTACTGAAGAACAGGAATTGCTACGCTTTCTCTttgagaacaaattaaaaaag TATAATAAACCTAGTGAAACTGTCCTCCCCGAGTCTATAGATGGTTTGCAAGAGAATCTGGATGTGGTAGTGTCTTTAGCTGAAAGACATTATTATaactgtgattttaaaatgtgctacAAGCTTACTTCTGT AGTAATGGAGAAAGATCCTTTCCATGCAAACTGTTTACCTGTACATATAGGGACACTTGTGGAGCTGAATAaagcaaatg AACTTTTCTATCTTTCTCATAAGTTGGTGGATCTGTATCCTAGTAATCCT GTGTCTTGGTTTGCAGTGGGATGCTACTATCTCATGGTTGGTCATAAAAATGAACATGCCAGAAGATATCTCAG CAAAGCAACAACACTTGAGAAGACTTACGGGCCTGCATGGGTAGCGTACGGGCACTCGTTTGCAGTGGAGAGTGAGCACGACCAGGCCATGGCTGCCTACTTCACAGCCGCACAGCTGATGAAAGG gTGTCATTTGCCAATGCTGTACATCGGATTAGAATATGGATTGACCAATAACTCAAAATTGGCTGAAAGATTCTTTGGCCAAGCACTAAGCATTGCACCGGAAGACCCATTTGTTATGCACGAGGTTGGCGTGGTTGCATTTCAGAATGGAGA ATGGAAAACAGCAGAAAAATGGTTTCTTGAtgctttggaaaaaattaaagcaattgGAAATGAG GTAACAGTTGACAAATGGGAGCCTTTGTTGAACAACTTGGGGCATGTCTGCAGGAAGCTTAA AAAGTATGCCGAGGCCTTGGATTATCACCGTCAGGCGCTGGTGTTAATTCCCCAGAACGCGTCCACGTATTCTGCCATAGG GCTCTTGGTCTTAGGCGAGATGATACATTTTCTGTTACAATGCTTGGTCATTGCATTGAGATGTACATTGGTGATTCTGAAGCTTACATTG GAGCAGACattaaagacaaattaa